From Seriola aureovittata isolate HTS-2021-v1 ecotype China chromosome 20, ASM2101889v1, whole genome shotgun sequence, a single genomic window includes:
- the LOC130160998 gene encoding melanoma receptor tyrosine-protein kinase-like isoform X1: MSFFSGGGAALLLLLLLGRCCCTSPGRRVCQGMSNQLTLLGTRENHYDNMVRMYSNCSVVMENLEVTYALEHQDLSFLQSIQEVSGYVLIAMNEAATVPLVNLRLIRGQNLYEGQFALLVMSNYNRNLSSATLNYTSGLRQLQLSSLTEVLKGGVKMTHNPLLCNTETIQWWDILDKNSNPMMLFKMDTFARQCEKCDPGCVNGSCWAAGPDHCQRFTKSQCAEQCSGRCRGPKPSDCCNEHCAAGCTGPRATDCLACRDFNDDGTCKDTCPPLKLYDPKTHQVVNNPNAKFTFGATCVKACPHNYVVTDGSCVRTCGAGMYEVEENGVQRCKACDGPCPKACDGVGVGSLIKTMAVNASNIESFRNCTKINGDISLIETSFTGDAHYKIPPMAPEKLEYFRTVREITGFLLIQSWPENLTSLSVFENLEIIRGRTTRSLHSLAVVRAKHLRWLGLRSLKEVSAGKVMLKDNPQLCYAQRELWLRLFRSADQTISVRNNAPVDDCEQQNRTCDEQCTAGGCWGPGPTMCVSCRHFDRRGRCVPFCHLLQGEPREVEVNSSCVECHPECLLKTGIPTCRGPGPDQCSQCAHFKDGPHCVWRCPHGFPGDGDTLIWKYPDSTGQCQSCHQNCTQGCSGPGLSGCTGAATHSTLAAGVVGGLLVAVIVSLVIFVLLRRRRIRRKRTLRRLLQERELVEPLTPSGEAPNQALLRILKETEFKKVRVLGSGAFGTVFKGLWIPEGENVKIPVAIKVLREATSPKANQEILDEAYVMASVDHPHVCRLLGICLTSSVQLVTQLMPYGCLLDYVRHHRDHVGAQWLLNWCVQIAKGMSYLEDRHLVHRDLAARNVLVKTPNHVKITDFGLAKLLTADEKEYHADGGKVPIKWMALESILQWTYTHQSDVWSYGVTVWELMTFGSKPYDGIPASEIASVLERGDRLPQPPICTIDVYMIMVKCWMIEPSSRPRFRELIVEFSKMARDPSRYLVIQGDLPSPSDSRFYSRLLSSDDTEGVVDGEEYLLPYKGVGNHDNHPCNATNGHPVRENSIALRYITDPTHNALDKEDFPSHEYMNQSVSDTSRSSRLSEVLNPNYEDLSLSWGAASLSFPQADLKPSSRVPEGPEYLNTAQNSLPLPIGDSLDNPDYQADFLPQAATATSLSGNGVFLPAAENLEYLGLGAALHAPVR, translated from the exons tgtgtcagggGATGAGTAACCAGCTGACGTTGTTGGGGACTCGTGAAAATCACTACGACAACATGGTGCGGATGTACTCCAACTGCTCCGTCGTCATGGAGAACCTGGAGGTCACCTACGCTCTGGAGCACCAGGACCTGTCCTTCCTCCAG TCTATACAGGAAGTCAGCGGCTACGTCCTGATCGCCATGAACGAGGCCGCGACCGTCCCGTTGGTCAATCTGAGGCTGATCCGAGGTCAGAACCTCTACGAAGGCCAGTTCGCTCTGCTGGTCATGTCCAACTACAACAGGAACCTGTCGTCTGCAACGCTCAACTACACCAGCGGCCTGagacagctgcagctcagcagcctGACCG AGGTCCTGAAAGGAGGGGTGAAGATGACCCACAATCCTTTGCTGTGTAACACTGAGACCATCCAGTGGTGGGACATCCTGGACAAAAACAGCAATCCCATGATGCTTTTCAAGATGGACACATTTGCCCGTCAAT gtgagAAGTGTGACCCGGGGTGTGTTAACGGTTCGTGTTGGGCGGCAGGACCGGATCACTGTCAGAGAT TCACGAAGTCTCAGTGTGCGGAGCAGTGCAGCGGGAGGTGTCGGGGGCCCAAACCCAGCGACTGCTGCAACGAACACTGTGCTGCCGGCTGCACTGGACCCCGAGCCACCGACTGcctg GCCTGCAGGGACTTTAATGACGACGGGACGTGTAAAGATACTTGTCCTCCGCTGAAACTCTACGACCCCAAAACTCACCAGGTGGTCAACAACCCCAACGCCAAGTTCACCTTCGGGGCAACCTGCGTCAAGGCCTGCCCAC ATAACTACGTGGTGACGGACGGCTCATGTGTTCGAACCTGCGGCGCCGGAATGTACGAGGTGGAGGAGAACGGAGTCCAACGCTGCAAAGCTTGTGATGGACCCTGTCCCAAAG CCTGTGACGGAGTCGGGGTCGGCTCTCTGATCAAAACCATGGCAGTGAACGCCTCCAACATCGAATCCTTCAGGAACTGCACTAAAATCAACGGGGACATCTCGCTCATTGAAACCTCGTTCACCgg GGACGCACACTATAAAATCCCGCCCATGGCCCCGGAGAAGCTGGAGTACTTCAGGACAGTGAGGGAGATCACCG GGTTCCTGCTGATCCAGTCCTGGCCGGAGAATCTGACCTCGCTGTCGGTGTTCGAGAACCTGGAGATCATCCGAGGGAGAACGACGCGCTC TCTCCACAGTCTGGCGGTGGTGAGAGCGAAGCACCTGCGCTGGCTGGGTCTGCGCTCTCTGAAGGAGGTGAGCGCTGGGAAGGTGATGCTGAAGGACAACCCTCAGCTCTGCTACGCCCAACGCGAGCTGTGGCTCCGCCTCTTCCGATCCGCCGACCAGACCATCAGCGTACGCAACAACGCTCCCGTCGACGACTGCG aacAGCAGAATCGAACCTGTGACGAGCAGTGCACAGCCGGGGGCTGCTGGGGGCCAGGTCCGACCATGTGTGTCTCCTGTCGCCACTTTGACCGTAGGGGGCGCTGTGTGCCGTTCTGTCACCTGCTGCAGGG tgaacCCAGAGAGGTTGAGGTGAACAGCAGCTGCGTCGAGTGTCACCCGGAGTGTCTGCTGAAGACCGGGATCCCGACCTGCCGCGGGCCG ggTCCggaccagtgttcccagtgcGCCCATTTTAAAGACGGCCCTCACTGCGTGTGGCGCTGTCCCCACGGTTTCCCGGGAGACGGAGACACGCTGATCTGGAAATACCCCGACAGCACGGGCCAGTGCCAGTCCTGCCACCAGAACTGCACCCAGGG gtgttCAGGTCCTGGACTGTCGGGATGCACAGG GGCCGCCACACACTCCACGTTGGCGGCGGGTGTGGTTGGCGGGCTCTTGGTCGCCGTCATCGTGTCGTTGGTCATCTTTGTGTTGCTACGGCGACGGCGaatcaggaggaagaggacactGCGGCgactgctgcaggagagagag CTGGTGGAGCCGCTGACTCCGAGCGGTGAAGCTCCCAACCAGGCGCTGCTCAGGATCCTGAAGGAGACGGAGTTTAAGAAGGTCCGGGTGCTCGGCTCCGGGGCCTTTGGGACCGTCTTCAAG ggtctGTGGATCCCTGAGGGAGAGAACGTGAAGATCCCAGTAGCCATCAAAGTTCTCAGAGAGGCCACATCACCTAAAGCCAACCAAGAAATCCTGGAT GAGGCGTATGTAATGGCGAGCGTGGATCACCCTCACGTGTGTCGTCTGCTGGGAATCTGCCTGACGTCGTCGGTCCAGCTGGTGACTCAGCTGATGCCGTACGGCTGCTTGCTGGACTACGTCCGGCACCACAGGGACCACGTCGGCGCCCAGTGGCTGCTCAACTGGTGTGTCCAGATCGCCAAG gggatGAGCTACCTGGAGGATCGGCACCTGGTGCATCGAGACCTGGCGGCGAGGAACGTCCTGGTGAAAACTCCTAACCACGTCAAGATCACAGACTTCGGCCTCGCCAAGCTGCTGACGGCTGATGAGAAGGAGTATCACGCTGACGgaggaaag gttcCCATTAAGTGGATGGCGTTGGAGTCGATCCTCCAGTGGACGTACACACATCAGAGTGACGTCTGGAGCTACG GTGTGACCGTGTGGGAGCTGATGACGTTCGGCTCCAAGCCGTACGACGGTATCCCGGCCAGTGAGATCGCCTCGGTGCTGGAGAGAGGAGACCGGCTGCCGCAGCCGCCCATCTGCACCATCGACGTCTACATGATCATGGTCAAAT GTTGGATGATCGAGCCGTCCAGTCGCCCCCGGTTCAGAGAGCTGATAGTGGAGTTCTCTAAAATGGCCAGAGACCCGTCCAGATACCTGGTCATACAG GGTGACCTTCCCAGTCCGTCAGACAGCAGGTTTTACTCTCGCCTGCTGAGCTCAGACGACACGGAGGGTGTGGTCGACGGTGAAGAATACCTGCTCCCTTACAAAGGAGtgggtaaccatgacaaccatcCCTGCAATGCcacg AACGGTCATCCAGTCAGAGAGAACAGCATCGCTCTGCGATACATCACTGACCCAACTCACAACGCGCTGGATAAGGAAGACTTCCCCAGCCATG agtACATGAACCAGAGTGTGAGTGACACCAGCCGGAGCAGCAGACTGTCTGAGGTTTTGAATCCCAACTATGAGGACCTCAGCCTGAGCTGGGGCGCCGCCTCACTTTCCTTCCCACAGGCGGATCTGAAGCCCTCAAGCCGAGTTCCCGAGGGACCAGAATACCTGAACACCGCCCAGAACTCACTTCCCCTGCCCATCGGCGACAGCCTCGACAACCCCGACTACCAGGCCGACTTCCTGCCCCAGGCCGCCACAGCTACTTCTTTAAGCGGTAACGGTGTGTTCCTCCCGGCAGCGGAGAACCTGGAGTACCTGGGTCTGGGAGCTGCACTGCACGCACCTGTCCGCTAG
- the LOC130160998 gene encoding melanoma receptor tyrosine-protein kinase-like isoform X2 has translation MSFFSGGGAALLLLLLLGRCCCTSPGRRVCQGMSNQLTLLGTRENHYDNMVRMYSNCSVVMENLEVTYALEHQDLSFLQSIQEVSGYVLIAMNEAATVPLVNLRLIRGQNLYEGQFALLVMSNYNRNLSSATLNYTSGLRQLQLSSLTEVLKGGVKMTHNPLLCNTETIQWWDILDKNSNPMMLFKMDTFARQCEKCDPGCVNGSCWAAGPDHCQRFTKSQCAEQCSGRCRGPKPSDCCNEHCAAGCTGPRATDCLACRDFNDDGTCKDTCPPLKLYDPKTHQVVNNPNAKFTFGATCVKACPHNYVVTDGSCVRTCGAGMYEVEENGVQRCKACDGPCPKACDGVGVGSLIKTMAVNASNIESFRNCTKINGDISLIETSFTGDAHYKIPPMAPEKLEYFRTVREITGFLLIQSWPENLTSLSVFENLEIIRGRTTRSLHSLAVVRAKHLRWLGLRSLKEVSAGKVMLKDNPQLCYAQRELWLRLFRSADQTISVRNNAPVDDCEQQNRTCDEQCTAGGCWGPGPTMCVSCRHFDRRGRCVPFCHLLQGEPREVEVNSSCVECHPECLLKTGIPTCRGPGPDQCSQCAHFKDGPHCVWRCPHGFPGDGDTLIWKYPDSTGQCQSCHQNCTQGCSGPGLSGCTGAATHSTLAAGVVGGLLVAVIVSLVIFVLLRRRRIRRKRTLRRLLQERELVEPLTPSGEAPNQALLRILKETEFKKVRVLGSGAFGTVFKGLWIPEGENVKIPVAIKVLREATSPKANQEILDEAYVMASVDHPHVCRLLGICLTSSVQLVTQLMPYGCLLDYVRHHRDHVGAQWLLNWCVQIAKCGCSQRF, from the exons tgtgtcagggGATGAGTAACCAGCTGACGTTGTTGGGGACTCGTGAAAATCACTACGACAACATGGTGCGGATGTACTCCAACTGCTCCGTCGTCATGGAGAACCTGGAGGTCACCTACGCTCTGGAGCACCAGGACCTGTCCTTCCTCCAG TCTATACAGGAAGTCAGCGGCTACGTCCTGATCGCCATGAACGAGGCCGCGACCGTCCCGTTGGTCAATCTGAGGCTGATCCGAGGTCAGAACCTCTACGAAGGCCAGTTCGCTCTGCTGGTCATGTCCAACTACAACAGGAACCTGTCGTCTGCAACGCTCAACTACACCAGCGGCCTGagacagctgcagctcagcagcctGACCG AGGTCCTGAAAGGAGGGGTGAAGATGACCCACAATCCTTTGCTGTGTAACACTGAGACCATCCAGTGGTGGGACATCCTGGACAAAAACAGCAATCCCATGATGCTTTTCAAGATGGACACATTTGCCCGTCAAT gtgagAAGTGTGACCCGGGGTGTGTTAACGGTTCGTGTTGGGCGGCAGGACCGGATCACTGTCAGAGAT TCACGAAGTCTCAGTGTGCGGAGCAGTGCAGCGGGAGGTGTCGGGGGCCCAAACCCAGCGACTGCTGCAACGAACACTGTGCTGCCGGCTGCACTGGACCCCGAGCCACCGACTGcctg GCCTGCAGGGACTTTAATGACGACGGGACGTGTAAAGATACTTGTCCTCCGCTGAAACTCTACGACCCCAAAACTCACCAGGTGGTCAACAACCCCAACGCCAAGTTCACCTTCGGGGCAACCTGCGTCAAGGCCTGCCCAC ATAACTACGTGGTGACGGACGGCTCATGTGTTCGAACCTGCGGCGCCGGAATGTACGAGGTGGAGGAGAACGGAGTCCAACGCTGCAAAGCTTGTGATGGACCCTGTCCCAAAG CCTGTGACGGAGTCGGGGTCGGCTCTCTGATCAAAACCATGGCAGTGAACGCCTCCAACATCGAATCCTTCAGGAACTGCACTAAAATCAACGGGGACATCTCGCTCATTGAAACCTCGTTCACCgg GGACGCACACTATAAAATCCCGCCCATGGCCCCGGAGAAGCTGGAGTACTTCAGGACAGTGAGGGAGATCACCG GGTTCCTGCTGATCCAGTCCTGGCCGGAGAATCTGACCTCGCTGTCGGTGTTCGAGAACCTGGAGATCATCCGAGGGAGAACGACGCGCTC TCTCCACAGTCTGGCGGTGGTGAGAGCGAAGCACCTGCGCTGGCTGGGTCTGCGCTCTCTGAAGGAGGTGAGCGCTGGGAAGGTGATGCTGAAGGACAACCCTCAGCTCTGCTACGCCCAACGCGAGCTGTGGCTCCGCCTCTTCCGATCCGCCGACCAGACCATCAGCGTACGCAACAACGCTCCCGTCGACGACTGCG aacAGCAGAATCGAACCTGTGACGAGCAGTGCACAGCCGGGGGCTGCTGGGGGCCAGGTCCGACCATGTGTGTCTCCTGTCGCCACTTTGACCGTAGGGGGCGCTGTGTGCCGTTCTGTCACCTGCTGCAGGG tgaacCCAGAGAGGTTGAGGTGAACAGCAGCTGCGTCGAGTGTCACCCGGAGTGTCTGCTGAAGACCGGGATCCCGACCTGCCGCGGGCCG ggTCCggaccagtgttcccagtgcGCCCATTTTAAAGACGGCCCTCACTGCGTGTGGCGCTGTCCCCACGGTTTCCCGGGAGACGGAGACACGCTGATCTGGAAATACCCCGACAGCACGGGCCAGTGCCAGTCCTGCCACCAGAACTGCACCCAGGG gtgttCAGGTCCTGGACTGTCGGGATGCACAGG GGCCGCCACACACTCCACGTTGGCGGCGGGTGTGGTTGGCGGGCTCTTGGTCGCCGTCATCGTGTCGTTGGTCATCTTTGTGTTGCTACGGCGACGGCGaatcaggaggaagaggacactGCGGCgactgctgcaggagagagag CTGGTGGAGCCGCTGACTCCGAGCGGTGAAGCTCCCAACCAGGCGCTGCTCAGGATCCTGAAGGAGACGGAGTTTAAGAAGGTCCGGGTGCTCGGCTCCGGGGCCTTTGGGACCGTCTTCAAG ggtctGTGGATCCCTGAGGGAGAGAACGTGAAGATCCCAGTAGCCATCAAAGTTCTCAGAGAGGCCACATCACCTAAAGCCAACCAAGAAATCCTGGAT GAGGCGTATGTAATGGCGAGCGTGGATCACCCTCACGTGTGTCGTCTGCTGGGAATCTGCCTGACGTCGTCGGTCCAGCTGGTGACTCAGCTGATGCCGTACGGCTGCTTGCTGGACTACGTCCGGCACCACAGGGACCACGTCGGCGCCCAGTGGCTGCTCAACTGGTGTGTCCAGATCGCCAAG TGTGGATGTTCACAACGCTTCTGA